GGTGACTCTTGCACGTCCGTATTTTTTCTTCCTTCCCCTCccattttcatttataaaatttccgaattattttttgaaaaataaatagttttgaTCTTTTTGGCAGCATTCCATTGCCAAAATGGGTAAGGGAAGAGATGGAGAAAGATTCAGACCTTGCATACACAGATCAATGGGGAAGAAGGAATTACGAATACGTTTCACTGGGTTGCGATTCTCTACTGGTCTTGAAAGGCCGGTCTCCGGTTCAATGTTACGCTGATTTCATGCGTGCCTTTAAGGACAACTTCAAACATCTACTTGGTGACACCATTGTGGTATTTAATTTCACTACTTTTTCATCATCCTTTAGATCTCTTTTGTTTATACTTTGAAAACCAATATTAACAGAGTTGTGGTGGTTATTCATCTTATCTTCTAACCATGAGTTGGGGTTCAATATTCACTCATAGGAATGAAGTTACCTGTTGGAATTAGTCGGAATGAAGTTACCTGTTGGAATTAGTCAATGCTACAAGATGGTGGACATCCTGATTtccaaaaaaaacatattaaagaATTAGCAATAGATATTGCGGGATGTGGTGATGTCTGTTCTGTTTGCATATTGCATATATTAACTTTTTGATATTTACtgtttgaatttcttttatttttatggctATTCGATTTGGATATCCGAATTCTTCGAATTTagctattttaaattttttttttttggctttacatttaaaaattgCCGAAATTCactaatatttgattaaattaggTGCTAAATAGTTGTTTTTCTCAACAGGAAATTCAAGTGGGAATGGGTCCGGCAGGTGAGCTTCGGTATCCTTCATACCCTGAGGAAAATGGGATATGGAAGTTCCCTGGAATTGGAGCCTTCCAATGTTATGATAAGGTACTTTTAATATCATTTGGTTTCAAATACTTGTCTTGAATACGGATATGTGTTCTGACATAAATAGTTCAATTATTcataatatttgtataaatttatttgattgatCGTATTGTCGTATCAATGTCTAAACATGTATTAGACAGAGCAACATTGGCAGTGATCTCTCTTTTATCTATATCAGCTCCCAAGTTGCCTCTTTCTTCATGTTTCTTAACTAAAGTTGGAATTTATATTGTTTGATTCGAGTTTGAGTGTTAGGCATGAATATGCATTAGATTcgatagtttaattttttatgtatttgaatgattgTATCCTTATAGCAATGTTCGGAGATATTTTGGATGCAGCAACATAAGCAATGATCTCTTTTATATCTAATATCAGCTCTCATGTTGCTACTTTCAtgttattcaaaaaatttatatttttgaatgattatttCTTCGTATCAATGTCCAAAATTGGGTCAGATAGAACTACATAAGCAACGGTCtctttatatgtatatattagcTAGCGTGTTGCTGCTTTCTTTGTGTTTCTTGACCAAGGTTGGATGTTGTATAATGCAGTATATGCTTAGCAGCCTAAAAGCAGCCGCAGAAGCAGCAGGTAAGCCAGAATGGGGTAGTACAGGCCCGACAGATGCCGGTCACTACAATAGTTGGCCTGAAGATACGCCATTTTTCAAGAAAGATGGTGGTGGTTGGAACAGCCAGTATGGTGAATTCTTTCTTTCATGGTATTCTCAAATTCTAATTGAACACGGTGAGCGAATTCTGTCTTCGGCATCCTCTGTTTTTGAAGCTACAGGAGTGAAGATCTCTGTAAAAGTTGCCGGTATTCACTGGCACTATGGAAGTCGATCACATGCTGCCGAACTCACTGCAGGGTACTACAACACAAGGTTCCGAGACGGCTACCTCCCGGTGGCTCAAATGGTAGCTCGATATGGTGCTGTTTTCAATTTTACTTGTATAGAAATGCGAGATCATGAGCAGCCACAAGATGCCCTATGTGCACCGGAGAACCTAGTTCGACAAGTGGGTTTAGCTACCAAAGAAGCACAAGTTCCACTTGCCGGGGAGAATGCATTGCCCCGATACGATGAATCGGCGCATGAGCAGATCTTAAAAGCATCA
The window above is part of the Gossypium raimondii isolate GPD5lz chromosome 9, ASM2569854v1, whole genome shotgun sequence genome. Proteins encoded here:
- the LOC105798828 gene encoding beta-amylase 1, chloroplastic, with the protein product MAMNLGHQIGTLSGKQIPTEFAAGEQPSSTTASPSAVWKSPAGNLRSNSPQENASPPMLTPPLTPNSAGEWSYLINLPMLRPDLSVACQAFATSSPLEMTEEEVAGTAEWTDGGRKDEKKGVSVFVMMPLDSVTNGNTVNRKKAMNASLHALKSAGVEGIMIDVWWGLVEREAPGAYNWGGYTELLDMAKKHGLKVQAVMSFHQCGGNVGDSCTIPLPKWVREEMEKDSDLAYTDQWGRRNYEYVSLGCDSLLVLKGRSPVQCYADFMRAFKDNFKHLLGDTIVEIQVGMGPAGELRYPSYPEENGIWKFPGIGAFQCYDKYMLSSLKAAAEAAGKPEWGSTGPTDAGHYNSWPEDTPFFKKDGGGWNSQYGEFFLSWYSQILIEHGERILSSASSVFEATGVKISVKVAGIHWHYGSRSHAAELTAGYYNTRFRDGYLPVAQMVARYGAVFNFTCIEMRDHEQPQDALCAPENLVRQVGLATKEAQVPLAGENALPRYDESAHEQILKASSLNIDGSSNDREMCAFTYLRMNPSLFQPDNWRRFVAFVKKMNEGKDSRRCLEQVEREAEHFVNVTEPFVQEAALALMP